Proteins found in one Diorhabda sublineata isolate icDioSubl1.1 unplaced genomic scaffold, icDioSubl1.1 Dsub_116, whole genome shotgun sequence genomic segment:
- the LOC130452015 gene encoding ATP-dependent DNA helicase pif1-like: MRVQLQNDPSAQIFSEQLLDIGNGKIELQPNTQCIKLPDNFCTVVQDKNELIQSIFPDIQNNYLNHEWLSQRAILAAKNVDVDEINFQIQQLLPGDLMSFKSIDTVVDENESVNFPIEFLNSLDIPGMPPHNLRLKIGSPIILLRNLNPPQLCNGTRLVIKKITGNILEATILAGKFKGKVVLLPRIPMIPSDSTIPFKRLQFPIRLAFAMSINKSQGQTMSICGLDLENPCFSHGQLYVACSRVGKPSSNLFVLAKDRLTKNIVHRLVLN, translated from the coding sequence ATGCGAGTACAATTGCAAAATGATCCATCAGCACAAATATTTTCCGAACAACTACTAGATATTGGGAACGGTAAAATAGAACTGCAACCAAATACGCAATGCATTAAACTACCAGACAATTTTTGCACTGTTGTTCAGgataaaaatgaattgattCAGAGTATTTTCCCGGATATacagaataattatttgaatcatGAATGGCTCAGTCAACGGGCGATTTTGGCAGCCAAAAACGTTGATGTTGACGAAATTAACTTCCAGATACAACAGTTGTTACCAGGCGATCTGATGTCTTTTAAATCAATCGATACTGttgttgatgaaaatgaaaGTGTAAATTTTccgattgaatttttaaattcattagaTATACCTGGAATGCCACCACATAATCTTCGATTAAAGATTGGTTCCCCTATTATTCTCCTCCGTAATTTGAATCCGCCTCAATTATGTAACGGTACGCGTTTGGTCATCAAAAAGATCACCGGTAACATTCTTGAAGCAACCATTTTGGCTGGGAAGTTTAAAGGAAAAGTGGTTTTGCTGCCACGTATTCCGATGATACCATCAGATTCTACCATACCCTTCAAAAGGCTACAGTTTCCAATTCGTTTAGCTTTCGCCATGTCTATAAATAAATCTCAAGGTCAAACAATGTCCATTTGTGGTTTAGATTTGGAAAATCCATGTTTTTCTCATGGGCAACTATATGTTGCGTGTTCACGTGTTGGGAAACCGTCGTCGAATCTATTTGTGTTAGCTAAAGACAGGTTAACCAAAAACATTGTGCACCGATTGgtgttaaattaa